One window of the Haloarcula halobia genome contains the following:
- a CDS encoding electron transfer flavoprotein subunit beta/FixA family protein has protein sequence MTIEPTIVVGVKQVPDDDEVGIDPDTGHLDRASAPAVMNRPDRNALEAALSLRDETGGEVLAMTMGPPTATDVLESAVALGCDDAALISDRKFAGSDTWPTSLTLAAAAEALDADVVVCGEETTDSSTGQVPPGIAAHLGWAQLTYVEALEPELEEGKLVATRDVEGGHEVVATDLPVVVAVAYGENEPRTAALHRKLYAENEFEPMELSADDLGLEEHEVGMDASPTEVGGMETVDPVEREREVVEDVDDLLESLQETEVMA, from the coding sequence ATGACAATCGAACCCACGATTGTTGTCGGTGTGAAGCAGGTTCCCGACGACGACGAGGTCGGTATCGACCCGGATACCGGCCACCTGGACCGAGCGAGCGCACCGGCAGTGATGAATCGGCCGGACCGCAACGCGCTGGAGGCAGCGTTGTCGCTCCGTGACGAGACCGGCGGCGAGGTACTGGCGATGACGATGGGGCCGCCGACGGCTACGGACGTCCTCGAGTCCGCCGTCGCGCTGGGCTGTGACGACGCCGCCCTCATCAGCGACCGCAAGTTCGCCGGGAGTGACACCTGGCCGACGAGTCTGACGCTCGCGGCAGCCGCCGAGGCGCTGGACGCGGACGTCGTCGTCTGTGGGGAGGAGACGACCGACTCCTCGACCGGGCAGGTACCGCCGGGTATCGCGGCCCACCTCGGCTGGGCCCAACTGACCTACGTCGAGGCGCTGGAACCCGAACTCGAGGAGGGCAAACTCGTGGCCACCCGCGACGTCGAGGGCGGCCACGAGGTCGTCGCGACGGACCTGCCCGTCGTCGTCGCCGTCGCCTACGGCGAGAACGAACCGCGGACGGCGGCGCTCCACCGCAAGCTCTACGCCGAGAACGAGTTCGAACCGATGGAGCTGTCCGCCGACGATCTCGGCCTCGAGGAGCACGAGGTCGGGATGGACGCCTCACCGACGGAGGTCGGCGGGATGGAGACCGTCGACCCCGTCGAGCGGGAGCGCGAGGTCGTCGAGGACGTCGACGACCTGCTCGAGTCCCTCCAGGAGACGGAGGTGATGGCATGA
- a CDS encoding FAD-dependent oxidoreductase, producing the protein MTDALDRTGRETETPSYDGAFDAIVVGAGLAGSAAAVTMADRGLEVLLVERGRYPGAKNVFGGVLYTPTIRELVDIDEAPLERYIAERRFGMLTDRDETAVSISPGEWHEPPHNDSYTVLRGEFDEWFAEQAVDAGATLLTETTVTGLVTEDGRVVGVETDRPDGTIRAPYVVLAEGGNSLVSEAADLKKPESPENVAVGVKEVLEFPEHENAIEERFRLTDEAGVSYHYFGEGAVGEAFGGGFIYTNEDTVSVGLAYRLSDAATTQPDPEGTLNAFKTHPKVAPLLRDARTVEYTAKTIPEGGAESIPELVHDGAVIVGDAAGLVLNNGVHLEGTNMAVESGYHAGKALAAAASGATPDDAALAQYREDLTDSFVVRNLERYEWLMETVQSDREFLFEELPRAVADAGSEYFQMDRAPKEEHASAARQRLLEAVGGYTGAAKLAFRYRKLI; encoded by the coding sequence ATGACCGACGCACTCGACCGAACGGGCCGCGAGACGGAGACGCCAAGCTACGACGGCGCCTTCGACGCTATCGTCGTCGGTGCCGGGCTCGCCGGGAGCGCGGCGGCCGTCACCATGGCAGACCGCGGGCTGGAGGTACTGCTCGTCGAACGCGGTCGGTATCCCGGCGCGAAGAACGTCTTCGGCGGCGTGCTCTACACGCCGACGATACGCGAGCTCGTCGACATCGACGAGGCGCCGCTGGAGCGGTACATCGCCGAACGCCGCTTTGGAATGTTGACCGACCGGGACGAGACGGCGGTCTCCATCAGTCCAGGCGAGTGGCACGAACCGCCGCACAACGACTCGTACACCGTGTTGCGCGGGGAGTTCGACGAGTGGTTCGCCGAGCAGGCGGTCGACGCGGGGGCGACGCTGCTCACCGAGACGACCGTGACGGGACTGGTCACGGAGGACGGCCGCGTCGTCGGCGTCGAGACGGACCGGCCCGACGGGACGATCCGCGCCCCCTACGTCGTCCTCGCGGAGGGCGGGAACTCGCTGGTCAGCGAGGCTGCCGACCTCAAGAAGCCCGAGTCCCCCGAGAACGTCGCCGTCGGCGTCAAGGAGGTTCTGGAGTTCCCCGAGCACGAGAACGCAATCGAGGAGCGGTTCCGCCTGACCGACGAGGCCGGGGTCTCCTACCACTACTTCGGCGAGGGCGCCGTCGGAGAGGCCTTCGGCGGCGGGTTCATCTACACGAACGAGGACACCGTCAGCGTCGGCCTGGCCTACCGCCTGTCCGACGCGGCGACCACGCAACCGGACCCCGAGGGGACGCTGAACGCGTTCAAGACCCACCCGAAGGTGGCGCCGCTGCTCCGGGACGCCCGGACCGTCGAGTACACCGCCAAGACGATTCCGGAGGGCGGCGCGGAGTCGATTCCCGAACTCGTCCACGACGGCGCGGTCATCGTGGGCGACGCAGCGGGTCTGGTCCTCAACAACGGCGTCCACCTCGAGGGGACGAACATGGCCGTCGAGAGCGGCTACCACGCCGGCAAGGCCCTCGCAGCGGCCGCGTCGGGTGCCACGCCCGACGACGCCGCACTGGCCCAGTACCGCGAGGACCTCACCGACTCGTTCGTGGTCCGGAACCTGGAACGGTACGAGTGGCTGATGGAGACGGTCCAGTCCGACCGCGAGTTCCTCTTCGAGGAGCTCCCGCGAGCGGTGGCCGACGCCGGCAGCGAGTACTTCCAGATGGACAGAGCGCCGAAAGAGGAACACGCGTCCGCGGCCCGCCAGCGACTGCTCGAGGCTGTCGGCGGATACACGGGCGCGGCGAAACTGGCCTTCCGATACCGGAAACTGATCTGA
- a CDS encoding iron-containing alcohol dehydrogenase family protein — protein MDETVDAYSGPFRFEYDPAVLRYGCDCVADLGDELATHGLERALVVCGSTVGETAAVIDPVREGLSDRLAGVFAETTPVKRLGTAYDALECFESADADAIVSLGGGSSLDVAKVLSVLTATDEAPAAVGAAFEETGTLSIPESDLTPVVAVPTTLAGADLSIGAGVTADPGTCPVTTPVSGGISHRSLMPAVVFYDPDLVATTPRPILAASAMNGFDKGVETLYARTATPVTDATAVRGLGLFSDGLAALGDGGTDHGVYAALTKGIMLLQYGIARPDTTTLSLVHTFGHGLTRTDDVQQGAAHAVVAPHVLEYVFATVDGRRTLLAEALGVDAAEDPAAAVVERVETLVDALELPTRLRDVDGPEPDEFGTVAEAILDDAFVANRPPGLEPTREDVEAILEAAW, from the coding sequence ATGGACGAGACAGTCGACGCGTACTCGGGCCCGTTCCGATTCGAGTACGACCCGGCGGTCCTGCGCTACGGGTGTGACTGCGTCGCCGACCTCGGTGACGAACTCGCCACACACGGCCTCGAGCGCGCGCTCGTGGTCTGTGGCTCGACCGTCGGGGAGACGGCGGCGGTCATCGACCCGGTTCGCGAGGGCCTGAGCGACCGGCTGGCCGGCGTCTTCGCGGAGACCACGCCCGTCAAGCGCCTCGGGACGGCCTACGACGCGCTCGAGTGCTTCGAGTCGGCGGACGCCGACGCCATCGTGAGCCTCGGGGGCGGGAGCAGCCTCGACGTCGCGAAGGTGCTCAGCGTCCTCACCGCGACCGACGAAGCCCCCGCGGCCGTCGGCGCGGCCTTCGAGGAGACTGGGACGCTGTCGATCCCCGAATCGGACCTGACGCCAGTCGTCGCCGTCCCGACGACGCTCGCCGGTGCCGACCTCTCTATCGGCGCGGGCGTCACCGCCGACCCGGGGACCTGCCCGGTGACGACCCCGGTCAGCGGTGGGATCTCACACCGCTCGCTGATGCCCGCCGTAGTGTTCTACGACCCCGACCTGGTGGCGACGACGCCACGGCCGATCCTGGCCGCCTCGGCGATGAACGGGTTCGACAAGGGCGTCGAGACGCTCTACGCCCGGACGGCGACGCCGGTGACCGACGCGACGGCGGTGCGTGGACTCGGACTATTCTCGGACGGTCTCGCGGCGCTCGGTGATGGCGGGACGGACCACGGGGTCTACGCCGCGCTCACGAAGGGCATCATGCTCCTGCAGTACGGCATCGCCAGGCCCGACACGACGACGCTCTCGCTGGTCCACACCTTCGGCCACGGTCTCACCAGGACCGACGACGTCCAGCAGGGGGCCGCCCACGCCGTCGTCGCCCCGCACGTACTCGAGTACGTCTTCGCTACCGTCGACGGCCGACGGACCCTGCTCGCCGAGGCGCTGGGAGTCGACGCCGCCGAGGACCCCGCGGCGGCGGTCGTCGAGCGAGTCGAGACACTCGTCGACGCCCTCGAGTTGCCGACGCGACTCCGCGACGTCGACGGCCCGGAACCGGACGAGTTCGGCACGGTCGCCGAGGCGATTCTCGACGACGCGTTCGTGGCCAACCGGCCGCCGGGACTCGAACCGACCCGCGAGGACGTCGAGGCAATTCTCGAAGCGGCGTGGTAG
- a CDS encoding DUF7139 domain-containing protein: protein MTDQNADGRLFEWYRRYIGEPDREVDVYVGFALFFGGIGLGIAAFVISAAGQFGGAEGYVFREAAFAVGMVALPATLSSVIVLLPVGRRAVYGGVAGSVVCLAGLAFFVFAYPFNWASGSGPQYAIHVMFVYGAGLTALLASTGGALVAYHVERARPGPGDIEGIEDDEGEEFSDEDIQRDIEEAMANVDITWGGVERHEGTALKLNPDLEDMDTSGMNVEAERVHRSSVDTQVNNLQSLKGGNKQSDRSTSTVDDQTDRLQELRQRQREETEQKQDTLLERILARIADILN, encoded by the coding sequence ATGACAGACCAGAACGCTGACGGACGACTTTTCGAGTGGTATCGACGCTACATCGGCGAACCCGACCGTGAGGTAGACGTATACGTCGGGTTCGCGCTCTTCTTTGGCGGTATCGGGCTCGGCATTGCGGCGTTCGTCATCAGCGCCGCGGGCCAGTTCGGCGGGGCCGAGGGGTACGTCTTCCGCGAGGCGGCCTTCGCCGTCGGCATGGTCGCCCTACCCGCGACGCTCTCGAGTGTCATCGTCCTCCTCCCGGTCGGCCGACGCGCCGTCTACGGCGGCGTGGCCGGGTCGGTGGTCTGTCTCGCGGGCCTGGCCTTCTTCGTCTTCGCGTACCCGTTCAACTGGGCCTCTGGGTCCGGCCCCCAGTACGCGATTCACGTCATGTTCGTCTACGGCGCAGGCCTGACCGCACTGCTGGCCTCGACGGGGGGCGCACTGGTGGCGTACCACGTCGAGCGCGCGCGGCCCGGGCCGGGCGACATCGAGGGCATCGAGGACGACGAGGGTGAGGAGTTCTCCGACGAGGACATCCAGCGCGACATCGAGGAGGCGATGGCGAACGTCGACATCACCTGGGGCGGCGTCGAACGCCACGAGGGGACCGCCCTGAAGCTGAACCCCGACCTCGAAGACATGGACACCTCGGGCATGAACGTCGAGGCCGAACGGGTCCACCGGAGTTCCGTCGACACGCAGGTCAACAACCTCCAGAGCCTGAAGGGCGGGAACAAACAGTCCGACCGGTCGACCTCGACCGTCGACGACCAGACGGACCGCCTACAGGAACTGCGCCAGCGCCAGCGCGAGGAGACCGAACAGAAACAGGATACCCTGCTCGAACGCATCCTGGCCCGAATCGCGGACATCCTGAACTGA
- a CDS encoding FUN14 domain-containing protein, which yields MVEFALQLDGLGLRQMGLEFGGGGLIGGIIGYAAKKVAKIIAIIVGLELALFKFLETRGVLQVNWDAITGTAQDTAASAGSAAAGQPPSWLLSLLSALPVSAGFTGGFIIGFKKG from the coding sequence ATGGTAGAGTTTGCGTTACAGCTCGACGGCCTCGGACTCCGGCAGATGGGACTCGAGTTCGGCGGCGGTGGCCTCATCGGCGGCATCATCGGCTACGCCGCCAAGAAGGTCGCGAAGATAATCGCCATCATCGTCGGTCTCGAACTCGCTCTGTTCAAGTTCCTCGAGACGCGCGGCGTCCTCCAGGTCAACTGGGACGCCATCACCGGGACGGCACAGGACACCGCGGCGTCCGCGGGCAGCGCGGCCGCGGGACAGCCCCCCTCCTGGCTGCTGTCGCTGCTCTCTGCGCTCCCGGTCAGCGCGGGCTTCACCGGCGGCTTCATCATCGGCTTCAAGAAGGGATAA
- a CDS encoding FAD-dependent oxidoreductase, with protein sequence MTDPLVVVGGDAAGLSAASKFAREHPEGDVLVFEKGEWISYAHCGTPYYVKGTVEHITDLLSLSPADAAERGIDVRRNHEVVSVDTDEGIVTVDHHGEELVQPYGDLLVATGAHAVTAPIEGSTLEGVFTMHGLDSAAAVRAALSDPGVPAVDTSVDAVDTALVERYTARDPPETVSVVGGGYVGVEMAEAFAEHGLDVHVFQRSDRLLPPFGEAVGERVADHLREQGVTLHLGTEVERLVGEDAVSGVVHSDGRIDVDMALVGIGVRPNTRLLEGTGVELGDSGAVAVDEYGRTSVDGVYAAGDCAEMHHTVTGDPVWIPLGLTANRAGRAIGQTVAGDPEPVGAVSGTAVVKAFDLECGRTGLLDHGAAREADFDPVSQTITAGSRSGYYPGGDETTVTLTADRESGRVLGGAIVGRDRAAIRIDTLAAALDGEATVADLERMDLAYAPPFSPVWDPILVAAKVLRGTLE encoded by the coding sequence ATGACCGACCCGCTCGTGGTGGTCGGCGGTGACGCCGCCGGCCTGAGTGCCGCCAGCAAGTTCGCTCGCGAACACCCGGAGGGTGACGTCCTCGTCTTCGAGAAGGGGGAGTGGATCTCCTATGCCCACTGTGGGACACCCTACTACGTGAAAGGGACCGTCGAGCACATCACGGACCTGCTCTCGCTGTCGCCGGCCGACGCCGCGGAGCGCGGTATCGACGTCCGGCGGAACCACGAGGTCGTCTCGGTCGACACCGACGAGGGTATCGTCACCGTCGACCATCACGGCGAGGAGCTGGTCCAGCCCTACGGCGACCTGCTCGTCGCCACCGGCGCCCACGCGGTGACGGCACCCATCGAGGGGAGCACGCTCGAGGGGGTGTTCACGATGCACGGGCTGGACTCCGCCGCGGCGGTCCGGGCGGCGCTCTCGGACCCGGGCGTCCCGGCCGTCGACACGTCCGTCGATGCCGTCGACACCGCGCTCGTCGAGCGGTACACCGCCCGCGACCCGCCCGAGACGGTGTCGGTCGTCGGCGGCGGCTACGTCGGCGTCGAGATGGCCGAAGCGTTCGCCGAACACGGCCTGGACGTCCACGTGTTCCAGCGGTCCGACCGCCTGCTCCCCCCGTTCGGCGAGGCCGTCGGCGAGCGCGTCGCCGACCACCTCCGCGAACAGGGCGTGACGCTCCACCTGGGCACCGAAGTCGAGCGACTGGTCGGCGAGGACGCGGTCTCCGGCGTCGTCCACAGTGACGGGCGCATCGACGTCGACATGGCGCTCGTCGGCATCGGCGTCCGGCCGAACACCCGCCTGCTCGAGGGGACGGGCGTGGAACTCGGGGACTCCGGGGCGGTAGCCGTCGACGAGTACGGGCGGACGTCAGTCGATGGGGTCTACGCCGCCGGGGACTGCGCGGAGATGCACCACACCGTGACCGGCGACCCGGTCTGGATTCCCCTGGGGCTGACGGCGAACCGCGCCGGTCGCGCCATCGGGCAGACGGTGGCGGGCGACCCGGAACCGGTCGGCGCCGTCTCCGGGACGGCCGTCGTCAAGGCCTTCGACCTCGAGTGCGGGCGCACCGGCCTGCTGGACCACGGGGCGGCCCGGGAGGCGGACTTCGACCCCGTCTCGCAGACCATCACGGCCGGGTCGCGCTCGGGGTACTACCCGGGCGGCGACGAGACGACGGTGACCCTGACGGCGGACCGCGAGAGCGGCCGGGTGCTGGGCGGGGCCATCGTGGGCCGCGACCGGGCGGCCATCCGTATCGACACGCTGGCGGCGGCGCTGGACGGCGAGGCGACCGTCGCCGACCTCGAACGGATGGACCTCGCGTACGCTCCGCCGTTCAGCCCGGTCTGGGACCCGATTCTCGTCGCGGCGAAGGTGTTGCGCGGCACCCTCGAATAG
- a CDS encoding electron transfer flavoprotein subunit alpha/FixB family protein, with amino-acid sequence MSDDGTVDVDEYSDVWVFVESHDGDVMNVSWELLDEATNLTEQLGEDLVALVVGEDCDDVAEAAIERGADRALVADDPVFEPYRADPYGEQFRALVEARKPAIVLIGGTHTGRDFAGRVAVPAHAGLTADCTEIDVDEDGLLQARRPAFGGNVLATILCQDHRPQMATIRPGVFEAADPDPDREGEIAHVEVVVDEADTMSAVREREVGDTADITEADRIVAVGGGCDGDLEPVRELADALDADLAASRKAVDEGWVEGARQVGQTGKTVRPELYVAVGISGAVQHVEGMNDSDVVVAINDDPNAPIFEHADYGIVGDLFDVCPDLAARIEEDGLLEVTQ; translated from the coding sequence ATGAGCGACGACGGCACGGTCGACGTCGACGAGTACAGCGACGTCTGGGTGTTCGTCGAGTCCCATGACGGCGACGTGATGAACGTCTCCTGGGAACTGCTCGACGAGGCGACGAACCTGACCGAGCAACTGGGTGAGGACCTGGTCGCGCTGGTCGTCGGCGAGGACTGTGACGACGTCGCCGAGGCGGCCATCGAGCGGGGCGCCGACCGCGCGCTCGTCGCCGACGACCCGGTCTTCGAGCCCTACCGCGCCGACCCCTACGGCGAGCAGTTCCGCGCGCTCGTCGAGGCTCGCAAACCCGCCATCGTCCTCATCGGCGGCACCCACACCGGGCGGGACTTCGCCGGCCGGGTCGCCGTCCCGGCACACGCCGGGTTGACGGCGGACTGCACGGAGATCGACGTCGACGAGGACGGCCTGTTGCAGGCCCGGCGGCCGGCGTTCGGGGGCAACGTCCTCGCGACGATCCTCTGTCAGGACCACCGGCCCCAGATGGCGACGATACGCCCCGGCGTCTTCGAGGCGGCCGACCCCGACCCTGACCGCGAAGGCGAGATAGCGCACGTCGAGGTGGTCGTCGACGAGGCGGACACGATGTCGGCGGTCCGCGAACGCGAGGTCGGCGACACCGCAGACATCACGGAGGCGGACCGCATCGTCGCCGTCGGTGGCGGCTGTGACGGCGACCTCGAACCGGTCCGGGAACTCGCCGACGCGCTCGACGCGGACCTGGCGGCCAGCCGGAAAGCAGTCGACGAGGGCTGGGTCGAGGGCGCCCGACAGGTCGGCCAGACGGGCAAGACCGTCCGGCCGGAGCTGTACGTCGCCGTCGGTATCTCCGGTGCTGTCCAGCACGTCGAGGGGATGAACGACAGTGACGTCGTCGTCGCCATCAACGACGACCCCAACGCACCCATCTTCGAGCACGCCGACTACGGCATCGTCGGCGACCTCTTCGACGTCTGTCCCGACCTCGCGGCGCGCATCGAGGAAGACGGACTGCTGGAGGTGACCCAATGA
- a CDS encoding winged helix-turn-helix transcriptional regulator → MSDSPERLEVWCAGEDWCPITTTATLIGKKWHPVIIHRLLDSGPSGFNELKDDVDGISSKVLSDSLEDLQEKTLVDREVISEQPFRVQYSLTERGRSLEDVITSMAEWGQENLKEPTDSDGGIG, encoded by the coding sequence ATGAGCGACTCACCCGAGCGACTCGAAGTGTGGTGTGCCGGCGAGGACTGGTGTCCGATCACGACGACGGCGACGCTCATCGGCAAGAAGTGGCATCCGGTCATCATCCACCGCCTGCTCGATTCGGGGCCCTCCGGGTTCAACGAACTCAAAGACGACGTCGACGGCATCTCCTCGAAGGTCCTCTCGGACAGTCTCGAGGACCTCCAGGAGAAGACGCTCGTGGACCGGGAAGTCATCAGCGAACAGCCCTTCAGAGTCCAGTACTCGCTGACCGAGCGAGGCCGGTCCCTGGAGGACGTCATCACCTCGATGGCCGAATGGGGTCAGGAGAACCTCAAGGAACCCACAGACTCCGACGGCGGCATCGGGTGA
- a CDS encoding ferredoxin family protein has product MSAQPKTPTIENDSLEDRLYTVKYEDPGESHLDVEIPDLCAEECVTYECISVCPANVWREGEDGVPQIAYENCLECSSCRFACPHGNVDWSYPETGAGVTYKNG; this is encoded by the coding sequence ATGAGCGCCCAACCCAAGACCCCCACGATAGAGAACGACTCGCTCGAAGACCGCCTCTACACCGTCAAGTACGAGGATCCCGGTGAGTCCCACCTGGACGTGGAGATTCCCGACCTCTGTGCCGAGGAGTGTGTCACCTACGAGTGTATCTCGGTGTGTCCGGCCAACGTCTGGCGTGAGGGCGAGGACGGCGTCCCCCAGATCGCCTACGAGAACTGCCTGGAATGTAGCAGCTGTCGCTTTGCCTGTCCACATGGCAACGTCGACTGGTCCTACCCGGAGACCGGCGCCGGCGTGACCTACAAGAACGGGTGA
- a CDS encoding SDR family oxidoreductase: protein MADSEFDLRAPDLTSEDLLVIDDPYFSGDDVAIVTGAASGIGRATAVALASNGLTVVGADIDAEGLEGTEDIATECDAAGAFHGVETDLTDDGDVAAVVEAAAREGALRFVANIAGMQHIAGIDEFPMEKYDLLTDVMLRSPFKMAQEAMPRIRATDDGVGAIANMSSVHGHYATKDKPAYITAKHGVDGLTKAIAAEGEGALRGFSVSVGYVLTPLMVNQIEDTARERGISERAVVEDVMLGQARTKEMMTPAEVANLFVFGFSRHAKHLNGADLLFDGGYTTTYE from the coding sequence ATGGCCGATTCCGAGTTCGACCTGCGCGCACCGGACCTGACGAGCGAGGACCTGCTCGTCATCGACGACCCGTACTTCTCGGGGGACGACGTGGCTATCGTGACGGGGGCCGCGTCGGGCATCGGGCGGGCGACGGCCGTCGCCCTGGCGTCGAACGGCCTCACGGTCGTCGGGGCCGACATCGACGCCGAGGGGCTCGAGGGGACGGAAGACATCGCCACAGAGTGTGACGCCGCGGGTGCCTTCCACGGCGTGGAGACGGACCTGACCGACGACGGGGACGTGGCGGCCGTCGTCGAGGCTGCCGCCCGAGAGGGTGCCCTCCGGTTCGTCGCGAACATCGCCGGGATGCAACACATCGCCGGCATCGACGAGTTCCCGATGGAGAAGTACGACCTGCTGACCGACGTCATGCTTCGCTCGCCGTTCAAGATGGCCCAGGAGGCGATGCCACGCATCCGGGCGACCGACGACGGCGTCGGGGCGATCGCCAACATGTCGTCGGTCCACGGGCACTACGCCACGAAGGACAAGCCCGCCTACATCACCGCCAAGCACGGCGTCGACGGGCTCACGAAGGCCATCGCCGCCGAGGGCGAGGGGGCGCTCCGTGGCTTCTCCGTCAGCGTCGGCTACGTGCTGACGCCGCTGATGGTGAACCAGATCGAAGACACCGCCCGGGAGCGGGGCATCTCCGAACGGGCGGTCGTCGAGGACGTGATGCTCGGACAGGCACGGACCAAGGAGATGATGACCCCCGCCGAGGTGGCGAACCTCTTCGTCTTCGGGTTCTCCCGGCACGCCAAGCACCTCAACGGCGCAGACCTGCTCTTCGACGGCGGGTACACCACCACGTATGAGTGA
- a CDS encoding ribosome assembly factor SBDS, producing the protein MISLDEAVTARLESHGQRFEVLVDPDAALAMKRGEFDGELEDVIAAEDVFEDAVRGDRPPEEMLEKVFETTDSMEIIPAVVERGEIQITAEQRREMQEQKHKQLVQRITRNAVNPQMDDAPHPPERIESALEETDFRVDPMEPVESQVDEALDALRPVIPIRFDEVTVAVQVPPDYAGSAQAQIRQFGNLEREEWQSDGSWVGVLTFPAGLQNDFYDLVNEHTSGQAETRIIKDEDDLNTRG; encoded by the coding sequence ATGATATCGCTTGACGAGGCTGTGACGGCCCGCCTCGAATCCCACGGGCAGCGGTTCGAGGTACTCGTCGACCCGGACGCGGCGCTGGCGATGAAACGCGGCGAGTTCGACGGCGAGCTCGAGGACGTCATCGCCGCGGAGGACGTCTTCGAGGACGCCGTCCGCGGGGACCGGCCCCCCGAGGAGATGCTGGAGAAGGTGTTCGAGACGACCGACTCGATGGAGATAATCCCGGCGGTCGTCGAACGCGGTGAGATACAGATCACCGCCGAGCAGCGCCGGGAGATGCAGGAACAGAAACACAAACAGCTCGTCCAGCGCATCACGCGCAACGCGGTGAACCCGCAGATGGACGACGCGCCCCACCCGCCCGAGCGCATCGAGTCCGCCCTGGAGGAGACGGACTTCCGGGTCGACCCGATGGAACCCGTCGAGAGCCAGGTCGACGAGGCGCTCGACGCCCTCCGGCCGGTAATCCCCATCCGGTTCGACGAGGTGACCGTCGCGGTCCAGGTGCCGCCGGACTACGCCGGGAGCGCCCAGGCACAGATACGACAGTTCGGGAACCTGGAACGCGAGGAGTGGCAGTCCGACGGGTCGTGGGTCGGCGTCCTCACGTTCCCCGCCGGCCTGCAAAACGACTTCTACGACCTCGTCAACGAACACACCAGCGGGCAGGCCGAGACCCGAATCATCAAAGACGAGGACGACCTCAACACTCGCGGCTGA
- a CDS encoding patatin-like phospholipase family protein — MSDAEREEGATRVAIACQGGGSHTAFTAGVLRTLLAEWDDHHELVGISGTSGGAFNALAVWYGLVTGDEGDARDLLDSLWDDLAASSPQDRWTNEVLTGTSRLESAGFPIPSVSPYQLPGPEVGKRRIRAVLERHIDFEAIPELCESRVPKLVVGTVDINAGVFETFTDGDVDVDAVLASAAVPNLFRAVEVHGHLHWDGLFSQNPPISDLFHVAPARKPEELWVIQINEQTFEGEPRTIDVIADRRNELSGNLSLNQELRFIERVNDWIEAGTLPADEFTHTEVSRIQKGRRYGCATKLDRDPDFLDELQALGKQRAREFLEGREG, encoded by the coding sequence ATGAGTGACGCCGAGCGCGAGGAGGGGGCGACGCGCGTCGCCATCGCCTGCCAGGGTGGCGGCAGTCACACCGCCTTCACCGCCGGCGTCCTCAGGACCCTGCTGGCCGAGTGGGACGACCACCACGAACTCGTCGGTATCAGCGGCACCTCCGGGGGTGCGTTCAACGCGCTGGCGGTGTGGTACGGCCTCGTGACCGGGGACGAAGGCGACGCGCGGGACCTGCTCGACTCGCTGTGGGACGACCTGGCGGCCTCTAGCCCCCAGGACCGCTGGACGAACGAGGTCCTCACGGGAACCTCGCGGCTGGAGAGCGCCGGCTTCCCGATTCCGTCGGTGAGTCCCTACCAGTTGCCGGGGCCCGAGGTCGGCAAACGGCGAATCAGGGCGGTGCTCGAGCGCCACATCGACTTCGAGGCCATCCCCGAGCTCTGCGAGTCGCGCGTCCCGAAGCTGGTCGTCGGCACCGTCGATATCAACGCCGGCGTCTTCGAGACGTTCACCGACGGCGACGTGGACGTCGACGCGGTGCTCGCGTCCGCGGCGGTACCAAACCTGTTCCGGGCCGTCGAGGTCCACGGTCATCTGCACTGGGACGGTCTGTTCTCCCAGAACCCGCCGATCAGTGACCTGTTCCACGTCGCCCCGGCCCGGAAACCCGAGGAGCTGTGGGTCATCCAGATAAACGAGCAGACGTTCGAGGGCGAACCGCGGACCATCGACGTCATCGCCGACCGCCGGAACGAGCTGTCGGGGAACCTCTCGCTCAACCAGGAGCTGCGCTTCATCGAGCGTGTCAACGACTGGATAGAAGCGGGGACGTTGCCGGCAGACGAGTTCACGCACACGGAGGTCAGCCGGATCCAGAAGGGACGACGCTACGGCTGTGCGACGAAACTCGACCGCGACCCCGATTTCCTCGACGAACTGCAGGCGCTCGGAAAGCAGCGGGCCCGGGAGTTCCTCGAAGGTCGCGAGGGCTAG